One window of Xanthomonas sp. 10-10 genomic DNA carries:
- a CDS encoding thiazole synthase codes for MTTPIPSDALLIAGKRYRSRLLTGTGKFKDLDETRLATEAAAAEIVTVAIRRVNIGQDPNAPSLLDVLPPDRYTLLPNTAGCYTAEDAVRTCRLARELLDGHNLTKLEVLGDERTLYPDVVQTLKAAEQLVADGFDVMVYTSDDPILAKRLEEIGCVAVMPLAAPIGSGLGIQNKYNLLEIIENAKVPIIVDAGVGTASDAAIAMELGCDGVLMNTAIAGARDPILMASAMRKAIEAGREAFLAGRIPRKRYASASSPVDGVIG; via the coding sequence ATGACGACTCCCATCCCCTCCGATGCGTTGCTGATCGCCGGCAAACGCTACCGTTCGCGCCTGCTCACAGGCACCGGCAAGTTCAAGGATCTGGACGAAACCCGCCTGGCCACCGAGGCCGCTGCCGCCGAAATCGTGACCGTGGCGATCCGCCGCGTGAACATCGGCCAGGACCCGAACGCGCCCAGCCTGCTCGATGTGCTGCCGCCGGATCGCTACACGCTGCTACCCAACACCGCCGGCTGCTACACCGCCGAGGACGCGGTGCGCACCTGCCGGCTGGCGCGCGAACTGCTGGACGGCCACAACCTGACCAAGCTGGAAGTGCTCGGCGATGAGCGCACGCTGTACCCGGACGTGGTGCAGACGCTCAAGGCCGCCGAACAACTGGTGGCCGATGGCTTCGACGTCATGGTCTATACCTCCGACGATCCGATCCTGGCCAAGCGCCTGGAAGAGATCGGCTGCGTGGCGGTGATGCCGCTGGCCGCGCCGATCGGCTCGGGCCTGGGTATCCAGAACAAGTACAACCTGCTGGAAATCATCGAGAACGCCAAGGTGCCGATCATTGTCGATGCCGGCGTGGGCACGGCATCGGACGCTGCGATTGCGATGGAGCTGGGCTGCGACGGCGTGTTGATGAATACCGCCATTGCCGGCGCGCGCGATCCGATCCTGATGGCCAGCGCGATGCGCAAGGCGATCGAGGCGGGGCGTGAGGCGTTTCTGGCCGGGCGGATTCCACGCAAGCGGTATGCGTCGGCGTCGAGTCCGGTGGATGGCGTGATTGGATGA
- a CDS encoding autotransporter domain-containing protein produces the protein MAVAIAIAAAPAMAESAFDQTVFFGDSLTDSGYYNPLLPAASRAVTGKFTTNPGWVWAEYVGDHFGTNAAPNGNGQTGDNYAAGGARIQASSVSALGAAPSVTSQINTYLTANGGRANPNALYTVWGGANDLLAAATVPAQAQAIIGSAVTAQVGAVGALQAAGARYVMVPTIPDVGITPRFRAGGAAAMAQGTAAATAYNTALFNGLRSAGLRVIPVDTFHILQEVVADPGTYGFSNVTSTACNPAVPLPACNPTSLVAANAQNTYVFADGIHPTTATHQILGQYAISLLEAPRLQQVLTHSAQAIGRARADQVAWHLDGKPDADGLRWWGSVRGDMQRYDHADLYDGMAPAGLFGVDWTAGDLVFGGFAGFGSMDADFGNRNGSFKQDDTTLGGFFGWYTGPVWVNAQVSYSWLSYDVDREVQLGPATRVHSGSPDGSNLTAAVNAGYSLGEGNVKYGPVVGLTWQKLKLDGYTESNESSTALGYADQDIDSMVGRIGFQVRLDGAAVKPYLQATYDHEFKDGTEASAWLQSMPDVGMYTVPGQNFDRNYATVVLGARTGLWGLQSNVGLSTTTAQRSARDATLFVNFSGNF, from the coding sequence ATGGCAGTTGCCATCGCCATCGCGGCCGCACCGGCCATGGCCGAGTCGGCCTTCGACCAGACCGTCTTCTTCGGCGACAGCCTCACCGACAGCGGCTACTACAACCCGCTGCTGCCGGCTGCCTCGCGCGCAGTCACCGGCAAGTTCACCACCAATCCGGGTTGGGTGTGGGCCGAATATGTCGGCGACCACTTCGGCACCAACGCCGCGCCCAACGGCAATGGCCAGACCGGCGACAACTACGCCGCTGGCGGCGCGCGCATCCAGGCCAGCTCGGTCAGCGCACTGGGCGCCGCACCGTCGGTGACCAGCCAGATCAACACCTACCTCACCGCCAATGGCGGCCGCGCCAACCCGAACGCGCTCTACACCGTGTGGGGTGGTGCCAACGACCTGCTCGCCGCAGCCACCGTGCCGGCACAGGCGCAGGCCATCATCGGCAGCGCGGTCACCGCCCAGGTCGGTGCGGTCGGCGCATTGCAGGCTGCCGGCGCGCGCTACGTGATGGTGCCGACCATTCCGGACGTGGGCATCACCCCGCGCTTCCGTGCCGGCGGTGCTGCTGCGATGGCGCAGGGCACTGCAGCGGCCACCGCCTACAACACCGCCTTGTTCAACGGCTTGCGTTCGGCCGGGCTGCGCGTGATCCCGGTGGACACCTTCCACATCCTGCAGGAAGTGGTTGCCGATCCGGGTACCTACGGCTTCAGCAACGTCACCAGCACCGCCTGCAACCCGGCGGTGCCGCTGCCGGCGTGCAACCCGACCAGCCTGGTCGCGGCCAACGCGCAGAACACCTATGTGTTCGCCGACGGCATCCACCCCACCACCGCCACCCACCAGATCCTGGGCCAGTACGCCATCTCGCTGCTGGAAGCGCCGCGTCTGCAGCAGGTGCTGACGCATTCGGCGCAGGCGATCGGCCGCGCGCGCGCCGACCAGGTGGCCTGGCATCTGGACGGCAAGCCGGACGCCGATGGCCTGCGTTGGTGGGGCAGCGTGCGTGGCGACATGCAGCGTTACGACCACGCCGATCTGTACGACGGCATGGCCCCGGCCGGCCTGTTCGGTGTGGACTGGACTGCGGGCGACCTGGTGTTCGGCGGCTTTGCCGGCTTCGGCAGCATGGACGCCGACTTCGGCAACCGTAACGGCAGCTTCAAGCAGGACGACACCACGCTGGGCGGCTTCTTCGGCTGGTACACCGGCCCGGTCTGGGTCAACGCGCAGGTCAGCTACAGCTGGCTGAGCTACGACGTCGACCGCGAAGTGCAGCTCGGGCCGGCCACCCGCGTGCACAGCGGCTCGCCGGACGGCAGCAACCTCACCGCCGCGGTCAACGCCGGCTATTCGCTGGGCGAAGGCAACGTCAAGTACGGCCCGGTGGTCGGCCTGACCTGGCAGAAGCTCAAGCTCGACGGCTACACCGAGAGCAACGAAAGCTCCACCGCATTGGGCTATGCCGATCAGGACATCGACTCGATGGTCGGCCGCATCGGCTTCCAGGTGCGCCTGGACGGTGCTGCGGTCAAGCCGTACCTGCAGGCGACCTACGACCACGAGTTCAAGGATGGCACCGAAGCCAGCGCCTGGTTGCAGTCGATGCCGGACGTGGGCATGTACACCGTCCCGGGCCAGAACTTCGACCGCAACTACGCCACCGTGGTGCTGGGGGCGCGCACCGGCCTGTGGGGTCTGCAGAGCAATGTGGGCCTGAGCACCACCACCGCCCAGCGCAGCGCCCGCGATGCCACCTTGTTCGTGAACTTCAGCGGCAACTTCTGA
- the thiS gene encoding sulfur carrier protein ThiS, producing the protein MNIQLNGSPRTLPDNLPLAALLEQEGLAQRRVAVEVNGEIVSRGRHAEHALCEGDVVEIVHALGGG; encoded by the coding sequence ATGAACATTCAACTCAACGGCAGCCCGCGCACGCTTCCCGACAACCTGCCGCTGGCGGCCCTGCTCGAACAGGAAGGGCTGGCACAGCGACGTGTGGCAGTGGAGGTCAACGGCGAAATCGTGTCACGCGGGCGGCATGCCGAGCATGCGTTGTGCGAGGGCGATGTGGTGGAGATCGTGCACGCGCTCGGCGGCGGTTGA
- the trmB gene encoding tRNA (guanosine(46)-N7)-methyltransferase TrmB produces MTDPFTSDGAKMPPKPFTIEEGRRQVRSFVLRQGRFTPAQQRAFDELWPRFGLDYTGAPRDLDAAFGRNAPKVLEIGFGNGAALRFAAQQDPSRDYIGIEVHAPGVGRLLNALDDDGSTHVRLYHHDAVEVLEHEIADGALDEVRIYFPDPWHKKRHNKRRLIQPAFAALVVRKLRNGGRLHAATDWADYAEQMWDVLDATPGLVNRAGARGHVERPAWRPQTHFETRGQKLGHGVWDLLYDREWGVGNRESQEQTAAPPR; encoded by the coding sequence ATGACCGATCCTTTCACCAGCGACGGCGCCAAGATGCCGCCCAAACCCTTCACCATCGAAGAGGGGCGGCGCCAGGTGCGCAGCTTCGTGTTGCGCCAGGGCCGTTTCACCCCCGCGCAACAGCGCGCCTTCGACGAGCTGTGGCCGCGGTTCGGGCTGGATTACACCGGCGCGCCGCGCGATCTGGATGCCGCATTCGGGCGCAACGCGCCCAAGGTGCTGGAAATCGGCTTCGGCAATGGCGCCGCGCTGCGCTTTGCCGCGCAGCAGGACCCCAGCCGCGACTACATCGGCATCGAGGTACATGCACCCGGCGTCGGTCGCCTGCTCAATGCGCTGGACGATGATGGCAGCACGCATGTGCGCCTGTATCACCACGATGCGGTGGAAGTACTCGAACACGAGATCGCCGATGGTGCGCTGGACGAAGTGCGTATCTACTTCCCCGATCCGTGGCACAAGAAGCGCCACAACAAGCGCCGGCTGATCCAGCCGGCGTTTGCGGCGCTGGTGGTGCGCAAGCTGCGCAATGGCGGCCGCCTGCACGCGGCCACCGACTGGGCCGATTACGCCGAACAGATGTGGGACGTGCTCGACGCCACACCGGGCCTGGTCAATCGCGCCGGTGCGCGCGGTCACGTCGAACGCCCCGCCTGGCGCCCGCAGACCCACTTCGAAACCCGCGGCCAGAAACTCGGCCACGGCGTGTGGGATCTGCTGTACGACCGGGAATGGGGAGTCGGGAATCGGGAATCGCAGGAGCAAACGGCGGCGCCCCCCAGATAA
- the glgX gene encoding glycogen debranching protein GlgX, whose protein sequence is MRRPASAAYANPSRIRQGRPFPRGAVFDGKGTNFALFSAHATRVELCLFDEQGNETRVDLPEYTNEIWHGYLPDAKPGQRYGYRVHGPYAPTEGHRFNHNKLLLDPYARELEGDLIWADELYGYTVGHPDGDLSFDERDSAPFMPKCVVVEDTYDWGDDARLLKPWNETVIYETHVRGYTMRHAQVPEAVRGTFAGLAQPQVLQYIKDLGITAVELLPVHAYLDDQHLLDKGLRNYWGYNTIGFFALKSRYLSSGHRDEFRDMVKAMHKQGLEVILDVVYNHTAEGSELGPTLSFKGIDNASYYRLAEDKRYYINDTGTGNTLNLSNSRVIQFVNDSLRYWAGEMHVDGFRFDLATILGREPSGFDQRGGFLDACNQDPLLSEVKLIAEPWDCGPGGYQVGHFPPGWSEWNDKFRDNAREFWKGEDGKLAEFATRFTGSADLFDRRGRRPWASVNFITAHDGFTLRDLVSYNEKHNSDNGEDNRDGSSNDGSCNYGEEGETDNADILQIRERQMKNLLATLLLSQGTPMMLSGDERAQSQGGNNNTYCQDNEITWLDWENDPTDGRLTQFVKALTALRKRYPILSRGRFLNGQYNEEAGLRDLTWLNPGGTEMDDAHWTDAGARSIGLLLEGKAQTSGVKELANDDTLLIVINAYHEGVTFTLPATDEPVHWKLVLSTDEALEVDMMPAGASEFLAPPRSVSVFECKSDQ, encoded by the coding sequence ATGCGACGTCCAGCAAGCGCGGCCTATGCCAATCCCTCCCGCATCCGCCAGGGGCGTCCGTTCCCCCGCGGCGCCGTCTTCGATGGCAAGGGCACAAATTTTGCGCTGTTTTCCGCGCATGCCACCCGTGTGGAACTGTGCCTGTTCGACGAACAGGGCAACGAAACACGCGTGGACCTGCCCGAGTACACCAATGAAATCTGGCATGGCTATCTGCCCGATGCCAAGCCGGGGCAGCGCTATGGTTACCGCGTGCATGGACCGTATGCGCCGACCGAAGGTCACCGCTTCAATCACAACAAGCTGTTGCTGGACCCGTACGCACGCGAGCTCGAAGGCGATCTGATCTGGGCCGACGAGCTCTATGGCTACACCGTCGGCCATCCGGACGGCGACCTGAGCTTCGATGAGCGCGACAGCGCGCCATTCATGCCCAAATGCGTGGTGGTCGAAGACACCTACGATTGGGGCGACGATGCGCGCCTGCTCAAGCCGTGGAACGAAACGGTCATCTACGAAACCCACGTGCGCGGCTACACCATGCGTCATGCGCAGGTGCCTGAGGCCGTGCGCGGCACCTTCGCAGGTCTGGCCCAACCGCAGGTACTGCAATACATCAAGGACCTGGGCATCACTGCCGTCGAGCTCTTGCCGGTACACGCGTATCTGGATGATCAGCATTTGCTGGACAAGGGGCTGCGCAATTACTGGGGCTACAACACCATCGGCTTTTTTGCGCTGAAGTCGCGCTATCTGTCCAGCGGCCACCGCGACGAGTTCCGCGACATGGTCAAGGCCATGCACAAGCAGGGCCTGGAAGTGATCCTGGACGTGGTCTACAACCACACCGCCGAAGGCAGCGAATTGGGGCCAACCCTGTCGTTCAAGGGCATCGACAACGCCAGTTATTACCGGCTTGCCGAAGACAAGCGCTATTACATCAACGACACCGGCACCGGCAACACGCTCAATCTGAGCAATTCGCGGGTGATCCAGTTCGTCAACGATTCGCTGCGCTATTGGGCCGGCGAAATGCACGTGGACGGTTTCCGCTTCGATCTGGCCACCATCCTGGGGCGTGAGCCGAGCGGTTTCGACCAGCGCGGCGGTTTTCTGGACGCCTGCAATCAGGACCCGCTGCTGTCGGAAGTCAAACTCATCGCCGAACCTTGGGATTGCGGCCCGGGCGGCTACCAGGTGGGTCATTTCCCGCCGGGCTGGTCGGAGTGGAACGACAAGTTCCGCGACAATGCGCGCGAGTTCTGGAAGGGCGAGGATGGCAAGCTGGCCGAGTTCGCGACTCGCTTCACCGGCTCGGCCGATCTGTTCGATCGCCGCGGCCGCCGTCCTTGGGCCTCGGTCAACTTCATCACCGCGCATGACGGTTTTACCCTGCGCGATCTGGTGAGCTACAACGAAAAGCACAACAGCGACAACGGCGAAGACAACCGCGACGGATCGTCCAACGACGGCTCCTGCAATTACGGCGAAGAAGGCGAGACCGACAACGCCGACATCCTGCAAATTCGCGAGCGGCAAATGAAGAATCTGCTTGCGACGCTGCTGCTGTCGCAGGGCACGCCGATGATGCTCAGCGGCGATGAGCGCGCACAGTCCCAGGGCGGCAACAACAACACCTATTGCCAGGACAACGAAATCACCTGGCTGGATTGGGAAAACGACCCGACCGATGGCCGGCTCACCCAATTCGTCAAGGCATTGACCGCGCTGCGCAAGCGCTACCCGATTCTGTCGCGTGGCCGCTTCCTCAATGGGCAATACAACGAAGAAGCCGGCCTGCGCGATCTCACCTGGCTCAATCCCGGTGGCACCGAGATGGACGATGCGCATTGGACCGATGCCGGTGCGCGCTCGATTGGCCTGCTGCTCGAAGGCAAGGCGCAAACCTCGGGCGTCAAGGAACTGGCCAACGACGACACCTTGCTGATCGTCATCAACGCCTATCACGAGGGCGTGACCTTCACCCTGCCCGCCACCGATGAGCCGGTGCATTGGAAGCTAGTGCTATCGACTGATGAAGCGCTGGAAGTGGACATGATGCCGGCGGGCGCCAGCGAATTCCTGGCACCGCCACGCAGCGTGTCGGTCTTCGAGTGCAAGAGCGATCAGTAA
- a CDS encoding H-NS family nucleoid-associated regulatory protein codes for MRQVPPASPSAAAKAQLLEELRKLEQEEAQLKYAQTLEAFDQVVEVLTQFGSRFNAKQKSQIASLAMTGKSKGPLSSTGEVVAKYWLPHSGETWSGRGRTPRAFKAWEGTSSYKEWKSKHPDKRFPLYPG; via the coding sequence ATGCGCCAGGTTCCGCCCGCTTCACCCTCTGCCGCCGCCAAAGCCCAACTGCTGGAAGAGTTGCGCAAGCTCGAGCAGGAAGAGGCGCAGCTCAAGTATGCCCAGACCCTGGAAGCCTTCGACCAGGTCGTCGAGGTGCTCACCCAGTTCGGTAGCCGCTTCAACGCGAAGCAGAAATCCCAGATCGCCTCGCTCGCCATGACCGGCAAGTCCAAGGGCCCGCTGTCGTCCACCGGCGAGGTGGTTGCCAAATACTGGCTTCCGCATTCCGGCGAAACCTGGTCCGGCCGTGGCCGCACGCCGCGTGCATTCAAGGCCTGGGAAGGCACCAGCTCTTATAAGGAATGGAAGTCCAAGCATCCGGACAAGCGTTTCCCGCTCTATCCAGGGTGA
- a CDS encoding STN domain-containing protein, producing the protein MSVVRHRLPSIIVALGSIVCAGPVVAACQPGPFAVSLPAQRLDERLQQLAHVTGCAVEVDPSLLQGRRAAALVGSFSADQAFIQSVRGSGLEAGPADDHWRVNQAQQLYFAERVETLRSAIADARKSKSMTPVRAKKLTAYLSKVAADVPRLVREQGFLSAAERASYGRMLKDVEQSLVR; encoded by the coding sequence ATGTCTGTCGTTCGCCATCGGCTGCCCTCAATTATCGTTGCGCTGGGTTCCATCGTTTGTGCGGGGCCGGTCGTCGCCGCCTGCCAGCCCGGGCCGTTTGCTGTCTCGCTGCCTGCACAGCGGCTCGACGAGCGTTTGCAGCAGCTGGCCCACGTAACCGGATGCGCGGTGGAAGTGGATCCATCGCTTCTGCAGGGCAGGCGCGCCGCTGCATTGGTTGGGTCCTTCAGCGCCGATCAGGCCTTCATTCAATCGGTGCGTGGCAGTGGCCTCGAAGCCGGACCGGCCGATGACCATTGGCGCGTCAATCAGGCGCAGCAACTGTATTTTGCCGAGCGCGTGGAGACCTTGCGCAGTGCGATTGCGGATGCGCGCAAGAGCAAATCGATGACGCCCGTACGCGCGAAAAAACTGACCGCTTACCTGTCGAAGGTTGCTGCGGACGTTCCCAGGCTTGTGCGCGAGCAAGGCTTTCTCAGTGCAGCAGAGCGGGCGTCTTACGGGCGCATGTTGAAGGATGTGGAGCAGTCGTTGGTGCGGTGA